A window of the Bradyrhizobium diazoefficiens genome harbors these coding sequences:
- a CDS encoding glutathione peroxidase has translation MSAIYDFKANSLAGDEVPMRQFEGQVLLIVNTASKCGFTPQYRGLEDLHRDLSPRGFSVLGFPCNQFGAQEPGQAAEIQTFCSTNYDVTFPLFEKIDVNGAHAHPLYEYLKRQQSGLLGASIKWNFTKFLVDRAGHVIARYAPTARPEGLRQKIETLL, from the coding sequence ATGTCCGCGATTTACGACTTCAAGGCCAATTCGCTTGCCGGCGACGAGGTGCCGATGCGCCAGTTCGAAGGACAGGTGCTGCTGATCGTCAACACCGCGAGCAAATGCGGCTTCACGCCGCAATATCGCGGGCTGGAGGATCTGCATCGCGATCTGTCGCCGCGCGGCTTCTCGGTGCTCGGCTTTCCCTGCAACCAGTTCGGCGCGCAGGAGCCGGGGCAGGCAGCCGAGATCCAGACCTTCTGCTCCACCAACTACGATGTCACCTTTCCGCTGTTCGAGAAGATCGACGTCAACGGCGCCCACGCGCACCCCTTGTATGAGTACCTGAAACGCCAGCAATCCGGCCTGTTGGGCGCCTCCATCAAATGGAATTTCACCAAATTCCTGGTGGACCGTGCCGGCCACGTGATCGCGCGCTACGCGCCGACTGCGCGGCCGGAAGGATTGCGGCAGAAGATCGAGACCCTGTTATGA
- a CDS encoding amidase family protein yields the protein MQDLWRLSAADLATLVRSKKVSAREAAKAGLDRLDAVNPKLNAVIDHRPEDVLKQADAVDAAIARGEDPGVLAGVPVTIKANVDQEGFATTNGLKLQRDLIAREDNPVVANFRKSGAVLLGRTNCPAFSYRWFTTNLVHGDTKNPRDAALTPGGSSGGAGSAVAAGIGHIAHGTDIAGSIRYPAYACGVHGLRPTLGRIPAFNPALPERPIGPQIMAVSGPLARTVNDLRISLAAMSARDVRDPWYVPAPLEGPAVPKRAALCLKPDGLETTPEVKAAVTDAGKRLERAGWTVEVIENTPPMREAVEWQRKLWLGDAYDAQLEMAEREGDPGALACLRGNRAKVTPMDQANYAQALTRRATLTRDWMLFFEKYAVVLTPVSGELPFPDHLDRKDAASFERVWEAQLPQIATPFMGLPGLVVSTGLVGKIPVGVQIVSGRYREDLCLLAGEAIEAGGVPPSPIDPVG from the coding sequence ATGCAAGATCTCTGGCGCCTGTCGGCTGCCGACCTCGCCACCCTCGTCAGGTCCAAGAAGGTGTCCGCCCGGGAGGCGGCGAAGGCCGGCCTCGACCGCCTGGACGCCGTCAATCCCAAGCTCAACGCCGTGATCGACCACCGGCCCGAGGACGTGCTCAAGCAGGCTGATGCCGTCGATGCCGCCATTGCCAGGGGCGAGGACCCCGGCGTGCTCGCGGGCGTGCCCGTCACCATCAAGGCCAATGTCGACCAGGAAGGCTTTGCCACCACCAATGGCCTCAAGCTCCAGCGCGACCTGATCGCGCGCGAGGACAATCCGGTGGTCGCCAATTTCCGCAAATCCGGCGCCGTCCTGCTCGGCCGCACCAATTGCCCGGCCTTCTCCTATCGCTGGTTCACCACCAATCTCGTCCATGGCGACACCAAGAACCCGCGCGACGCCGCGCTGACCCCGGGCGGCTCGTCCGGCGGCGCCGGCTCGGCGGTCGCGGCCGGTATCGGCCACATCGCCCACGGCACCGACATCGCCGGCTCGATCCGCTATCCTGCCTATGCCTGCGGCGTGCACGGCCTGCGCCCGACCTTGGGCCGTATCCCCGCCTTCAACCCGGCGCTGCCGGAGCGCCCGATCGGGCCGCAGATCATGGCGGTCTCGGGCCCGCTGGCGCGCACCGTCAATGATCTCAGGATTTCGCTCGCCGCCATGTCCGCTCGCGACGTGCGCGATCCCTGGTATGTGCCGGCGCCGCTGGAAGGCCCGGCAGTGCCGAAGCGCGCGGCGCTCTGCCTCAAGCCGGACGGTCTTGAGACCACGCCAGAGGTGAAGGCGGCCGTGACCGACGCCGGCAAGCGGCTGGAGCGTGCCGGCTGGACCGTCGAAGTGATCGAGAACACCCCGCCGATGCGTGAAGCGGTCGAGTGGCAGCGCAAGCTCTGGCTCGGCGATGCCTATGACGCGCAGCTCGAAATGGCCGAGCGCGAGGGCGATCCCGGTGCACTGGCGTGCCTGCGCGGCAACCGCGCCAAGGTCACGCCGATGGACCAGGCGAATTACGCGCAGGCGCTGACCCGCCGCGCCACGCTGACCCGCGACTGGATGCTGTTCTTCGAAAAATACGCCGTGGTGCTGACGCCGGTCTCCGGCGAGCTGCCGTTCCCCGATCATCTCGACCGCAAGGACGCCGCCTCCTTCGAGCGCGTCTGGGAGGCGCAGCTGCCGCAGATCGCGACGCCCTTCATGGGGCTGCCGGGCCTCGTGGTCTCGACCGGCCTCGTCGGCAAGATTCCGGTCGGCGTGCAGATCGTCTCCGGCCGCTATCGCGAGGATCTGTGTCTGCTCGCAGGCGAAGCGATCGAGGCGGGCGGCGTGCCGCCGTCGCCGATCGACCCCGTGGGTTAG
- a CDS encoding DUF6894 family protein encodes MPKYFFNTRIGDELIVDPEGEDLRNPDRAWEVARQMILEVVKSEGAQPALMEAVIEVTDVEGDIVLEFPFTEALLDMPDQSATKH; translated from the coding sequence ATGCCCAAATATTTCTTCAACACCCGCATCGGCGATGAATTGATCGTGGATCCTGAGGGAGAGGACCTGCGCAACCCAGATCGCGCCTGGGAGGTCGCCCGCCAGATGATCCTGGAGGTGGTGAAGTCCGAAGGCGCCCAGCCGGCGCTGATGGAGGCGGTCATCGAGGTGACCGACGTCGAGGGGGACATCGTGCTGGAATTCCCCTTCACCGAGGCGCTGCTGGACATGCCCGACCAGTCGGCGACGAAGCACTAA
- the pqqA gene encoding pyrroloquinoline quinone precursor peptide PqqA: MAWKAPKIVEVPCGMEINMYVSATRK; this comes from the coding sequence ATGGCCTGGAAAGCCCCCAAGATCGTCGAAGTGCCCTGCGGCATGGAAATCAACATGTATGTGAGCGCCACCCGCAAGTAA
- the pqqB gene encoding pyrroloquinoline quinone biosynthesis protein PqqB, with product MLRVVVLGAGAGGGVPQWNCGCEGCRAARSHGHELYRTQASVAFSGDGEHWFLINASPDLRQQLNATPRLHPKAGALRHTPVAGVILTNSEVDAVAGLLSMREGSPFTVYAHEKVLAILASNSIFNVLNEKNVKRQPILIREPFEPRLPDGARSGLEVLPFAVPGKSAWYLEGKAHPGGESGDGDTLGLKITDKASGKAFYFIAACAEVTDALKAEIDGAALVFFDGTVWQDDEMIKAGLGHKTGKSMGHVAMSGHDGAIARLADLTIGRKMFLHINNSNPALLPASPERKAAEDAGWQIPADGTEIVL from the coding sequence ATGCTTCGCGTCGTCGTCCTGGGCGCCGGGGCCGGCGGCGGAGTCCCGCAATGGAATTGCGGTTGCGAGGGCTGCCGGGCGGCCCGTAGCCACGGCCACGAGCTTTATCGAACCCAGGCCTCGGTCGCCTTCAGCGGCGACGGCGAGCACTGGTTCCTGATCAACGCCTCGCCCGACCTTCGCCAGCAATTGAATGCCACGCCGCGGCTGCATCCCAAGGCCGGCGCGTTGCGCCATACGCCTGTCGCAGGCGTGATCCTGACCAACAGCGAAGTGGATGCGGTCGCGGGGCTGCTGTCGATGCGCGAGGGCTCGCCCTTCACGGTCTATGCGCATGAGAAGGTGCTGGCGATCCTGGCCAGCAACAGCATCTTCAACGTGCTGAACGAGAAGAACGTCAAGCGCCAGCCGATTTTGATCCGCGAGCCGTTCGAACCGCGATTGCCTGACGGTGCGCGCTCAGGCCTCGAAGTTCTACCCTTCGCCGTGCCGGGCAAGTCGGCCTGGTACCTCGAAGGCAAGGCGCACCCCGGCGGCGAGAGCGGCGACGGTGATACGCTGGGCCTGAAGATCACCGACAAAGCCAGCGGCAAGGCCTTCTATTTCATCGCCGCCTGTGCCGAGGTGACCGATGCGCTCAAGGCCGAGATTGACGGCGCCGCACTGGTGTTCTTCGACGGCACGGTCTGGCAGGATGACGAGATGATCAAGGCTGGCCTCGGCCACAAGACCGGCAAGAGCATGGGCCACGTCGCGATGTCCGGTCATGATGGCGCGATTGCGCGGCTGGCCGATCTCACTATCGGCAGGAAGATGTTTCTGCATATCAATAACTCGAATCCGGCGCTGCTGCCCGCCTCCCCCGAGCGCAAAGCCGCTGAAGATGCGGGATGGCAGATACCCGCCGACGGAACGGAGATCGTGCTGTGA
- the pqqC gene encoding pyrroloquinoline-quinone synthase PqqC yields the protein MTGKTLTGMTALSVGKDIRLNSAEELEATLRHIGATRYHSLHPFHKLLHGGKLNKGQVQAWALNRYYYQSTIPIKDAVVISRFRDRATRLEWRHRIEDHDGDVGSEGGIERWLKLTEGLGLDTAYVESTEGILPATRFAVEAYVHYCREKSPLEAIASSLTELFAPNLHEERISGMLEHYDFVNPDIMSYFKRRLAQAPRDAGFALDYVKAHATTPEQRAQVCNALIFKTNVLWVQLDALQHAYVEGNIPPGAFVPKAS from the coding sequence ATGACTGGCAAGACACTGACTGGAATGACTGCGCTCTCGGTCGGCAAGGACATCAGGCTCAACTCGGCAGAGGAGCTGGAGGCGACGTTGCGCCACATCGGCGCCACGCGCTATCACAGCCTGCATCCGTTCCATAAGCTCCTGCACGGCGGCAAGCTCAACAAGGGCCAGGTGCAGGCCTGGGCGCTGAACCGCTACTATTACCAGAGCACGATCCCGATCAAGGACGCGGTCGTGATCTCGCGCTTCCGCGACCGCGCCACGCGGCTGGAATGGCGCCACCGCATCGAGGATCATGACGGCGATGTTGGCAGCGAGGGCGGCATCGAGCGCTGGCTCAAGCTGACCGAAGGCCTCGGTCTCGACACGGCCTATGTGGAATCGACCGAAGGCATTTTGCCGGCGACGCGCTTTGCGGTGGAGGCCTATGTCCACTACTGCCGCGAAAAAAGCCCGCTGGAGGCGATCGCGTCCTCGCTGACCGAATTGTTCGCGCCGAACCTGCACGAGGAACGCATCTCCGGCATGCTGGAGCATTACGACTTCGTCAACCCTGACATCATGAGCTATTTCAAGCGCCGGCTGGCGCAGGCGCCGCGCGATGCCGGCTTTGCGCTCGACTATGTCAAGGCGCATGCCACGACGCCGGAGCAGCGCGCGCAGGTCTGCAACGCGCTGATCTTCAAGACCAACGTGCTGTGGGTGCAGCTCGACGCGCTCCAGCACGCCTATGTCGAAGGCAACATTCCGCCGGGCGCGTTCGTGCCCAAAGCGAGCTGA
- the pqqD gene encoding pyrroloquinoline quinone biosynthesis peptide chaperone PqqD — MAGPRNISVSEASRPVLPRHAKLKYDETRKVWVILAPERVLAPDEIAVEVLQLCDGKRNVGDVSDQLAAKYAAPREAILADVIVMLQDLADKGFLTEAREKTP, encoded by the coding sequence ATGGCCGGGCCGCGGAACATCAGCGTCAGCGAGGCAAGCCGCCCCGTGCTGCCGCGGCACGCCAAGCTGAAATACGACGAGACGCGGAAAGTCTGGGTGATCCTGGCGCCGGAACGCGTGCTGGCGCCGGACGAGATCGCAGTCGAGGTCTTGCAGCTCTGCGACGGCAAGCGCAATGTCGGCGACGTGTCCGATCAGCTGGCTGCGAAATACGCTGCACCCCGCGAGGCGATCCTCGCCGACGTCATCGTCATGCTGCAGGATCTCGCCGACAAGGGCTTCCTCACCGAAGCCCGGGAGAAGACGCCATGA
- the pqqE gene encoding pyrroloquinoline quinone biosynthesis protein PqqE, which produces MSDVLPTIPPDASDSLAVLEKSRSTAETFGIPLAVLLEITHRCPLQCPYCSNPVELDRSGKELTTDEWKKVLSELAEIGVLQVHFSGGEPTARKDLVELVKHASDVGLYTNLITSAVLLTRERLSALADAGLCHVQISFQGIEEGPADRVAGYKGGHRKKLEVAKWTRELELPLTVNAVMHRQNLHQLPDIIQMSIDLDADRLEVANVQYYGWALKNRAALMPTVAQLDECTRIVEEARERLKGTLAIDYVVPDYYALRPKKCMGGWGRQFFNISPAGKVLPCHAAESITGLDFLSVRSNHSIAWIWQNSDAFNRYRGTGWMKEPCKTCEFREIDFGGCRCQAFALTGDAANTDPACALSPLHETIFKQAEREAEGETNRFVYRNFAGGTLESENGA; this is translated from the coding sequence ATGAGCGATGTGCTCCCGACCATCCCGCCTGACGCCAGCGACAGCCTCGCGGTGCTGGAGAAGAGCCGGTCGACCGCGGAGACCTTCGGCATTCCGCTCGCCGTGCTGCTCGAGATCACGCACCGCTGTCCGCTGCAATGCCCGTACTGTTCCAATCCCGTCGAGCTCGACCGCTCCGGCAAGGAGCTGACCACGGACGAGTGGAAGAAGGTGCTGAGCGAGCTCGCCGAGATCGGCGTGCTCCAGGTGCATTTCTCCGGCGGCGAGCCGACGGCGCGAAAGGACCTCGTCGAGCTGGTCAAGCATGCCAGCGACGTCGGCCTCTACACCAACCTCATCACCTCGGCCGTGCTGCTGACGCGCGAGCGGCTCAGCGCGTTGGCCGATGCCGGGCTCTGCCACGTCCAGATCTCTTTCCAGGGCATCGAAGAGGGCCCCGCCGATCGCGTCGCCGGCTACAAGGGCGGTCATCGCAAGAAGCTCGAAGTGGCCAAATGGACGCGCGAGCTCGAATTGCCGCTCACCGTGAATGCGGTGATGCATCGGCAGAATCTGCACCAGCTCCCCGACATCATCCAGATGTCGATCGATCTCGATGCCGACCGCTTGGAGGTCGCCAATGTCCAGTACTATGGCTGGGCGCTGAAGAACCGCGCCGCGCTGATGCCGACGGTGGCGCAGCTCGACGAATGCACTCGCATCGTCGAGGAGGCGCGCGAGCGGCTCAAGGGGACGCTTGCGATCGACTACGTCGTGCCTGATTATTACGCGCTGCGGCCGAAGAAATGCATGGGCGGCTGGGGCCGGCAGTTCTTCAACATCTCGCCGGCCGGAAAGGTGCTGCCCTGCCACGCCGCCGAGAGCATCACCGGGCTCGACTTCTTGTCCGTGCGCTCGAACCATTCGATCGCCTGGATCTGGCAGAACTCCGACGCCTTCAACCGCTATCGCGGCACCGGCTGGATGAAGGAGCCGTGCAAGACCTGCGAATTCCGCGAGATCGATTTCGGCGGCTGCCGCTGCCAGGCCTTTGCGCTGACCGGCGATGCCGCCAACACCGATCCGGCCTGCGCGCTGTCGCCGCTGCACGAGACCATCTTCAAGCAGGCCGAGCGCGAGGCCGAAGGCGAGACCAACCGCTTCGTGTACCGCAATTTCGCCGGCGGCACTCTGGAATCCGAGAATGGTGCCTGA